In Macadamia integrifolia cultivar HAES 741 unplaced genomic scaffold, SCU_Mint_v3 scaffold453, whole genome shotgun sequence, a genomic segment contains:
- the LOC122068698 gene encoding ubiquitin receptor RAD23b-like isoform X2 — MKLTVKTLKGSHFEIRVQPSDTIMAVKKNIEDVQGKDSYPCGQQLLIHNGKVLKDETTLEENKVSEDGFLVVMLSKSKTMGSTGASSAQGSSTAAAPAPAPAPTTAAAPAPTTAATPVSTTAAAVATLQAPVDSGDVYGQAASNLVAGSNLEQTIQQIMDMGGGNWDKETVTRALRAAYNNPERAVDYLYSGIPETAEIAVPVAPLPTNPASGGANPTSQTSAATTAALTGGPNSSPLNLFPQETLNSGAAAGGGSLDFLRHNQQFQALRSMVQSNPQILQPMLQELSKQNPQLLRLIQDHHAEFLQLINEPVEGAEGDLFEPADQDMPHAISVTPAEQEAIERLEAMGFDRALVIEAFLACDRNEELAVNYLLENAGDYED; from the exons ATGAAGCTGACTGTGAAGACATTGAAAGGCAGTCACTTTGAAATCCGCGTTCAGCCAAGCGACACG ATTATggctgtaaaaaaaaatattgaagatgTGCAAGGGAAGGACAGCTATCCATGTGGGCAACAATTATTGATACATAATGGAAAggtgttgaaagatgaaactaccTTGGAAGAGAACAAAGTCAGTGAAGATGGGTTTCTTGTTGTCATGCTTAGCAAG AGCAAAACCATGGGATCAACAGGGGCTTCATCTGCTCAG GGTTCTTCAA CTGCAGCAGCACCTGCACCTGCACCTGCACCAACAACTGCAGCAGCACCTGCACCAACAACTGCAGCAACACCTGTATCAACAACTGCAGCAGCTGTTGCTACTCTACAAGCACC AGTTGATAGTGGTGATGTCTATGGTCAAGCTGCATCCAATTTAGTTGCTGGTAGTAATCTTGAGCAGACTATTCAGCAAATAATGGATATGGGTGGTGGTAACTGGGATAAGGAGACCGTTACACGTGCTCTTCGTGCAGCATACAACAATCCAGAGCGTGCtgttgattatttatattcT GGTATTCCAGAAACTGCAGAGATTGCTGTTCCTGTAGCTCCTCTCCCTACAAATCCAGCATCTGGGGGTGCTAACCCCACTAGTCAAACAAGTGCAGCAACTACTGCAGCTCTCACTGGAGGACCTAATTCTTCTCCCCTGAATTTGTTTCCCCAG GAGACTCTCAATTCTGGTGCTGCTGCTGGGGGTGGATCCCTTGATTTCCTGAGACACAACCAACAG TTCCAAGCTTTGCGTTCAATGGTGCAATCAAATCCACAAATTCTACAG CCAATGCTTCAGGAGCTGAGCAAGCAAAATCCCCAACTTCTTAGACTGATCCAGGATCACCATGCAGAGTTTCTTCAATTAATAAATGAACCGGTTGAAGGTGCTGAAGG GGATTTATTTGAGCCAGCAGACCAAGACATGCCCCATGCTATTAGTGTTACACCGGCAGAGCAGGAGGCTATTGAGCGA CTTGAAGCTATGGGCTTTGACAGAGCCCTTGTCATCGAGGCATTTTTAGCTTGTGACCGTAATGAGGAATTGGCAGTCAACTACTTGCTGGAGAATGCTGGGGATTATGAAGATTAA
- the LOC122068698 gene encoding ubiquitin receptor RAD23b-like isoform X1: MKLTVKTLKGSHFEIRVQPSDTIMAVKKNIEDVQGKDSYPCGQQLLIHNGKVLKDETTLEENKVSEDGFLVVMLSKSKTMGSTGASSAQGSSTAAAPAPAPAPAPAPTAAAAPATAPTAAAAPATAPTAAAAPAPAPAPTTAAAPAPTTAATPVSTTAAAVATLQAPVDSGDVYGQAASNLVAGSNLEQTIQQIMDMGGGNWDKETVTRALRAAYNNPERAVDYLYSGIPETAEIAVPVAPLPTNPASGGANPTSQTSAATTAALTGGPNSSPLNLFPQETLNSGAAAGGGSLDFLRHNQQFQALRSMVQSNPQILQPMLQELSKQNPQLLRLIQDHHAEFLQLINEPVEGAEGDLFEPADQDMPHAISVTPAEQEAIERLEAMGFDRALVIEAFLACDRNEELAVNYLLENAGDYED, from the exons ATGAAGCTGACTGTGAAGACATTGAAAGGCAGTCACTTTGAAATCCGCGTTCAGCCAAGCGACACG ATTATggctgtaaaaaaaaatattgaagatgTGCAAGGGAAGGACAGCTATCCATGTGGGCAACAATTATTGATACATAATGGAAAggtgttgaaagatgaaactaccTTGGAAGAGAACAAAGTCAGTGAAGATGGGTTTCTTGTTGTCATGCTTAGCAAG AGCAAAACCATGGGATCAACAGGGGCTTCATCTGCTCAG GGTTCTTCAACTGCAGCAGCACCTGCACCTGCACCTGCACCTGCACCTGCACCAACAGCTGCAGCAGCACCTGCAACTGCACCAACAGCTGCAGCAGCACCTGCAACTGCACCAACAGCTGCAGCAGCACCTGCACCTGCACCTGCACCAACAACTGCAGCAGCACCTGCACCAACAACTGCAGCAACACCTGTATCAACAACTGCAGCAGCTGTTGCTACTCTACAAGCACC AGTTGATAGTGGTGATGTCTATGGTCAAGCTGCATCCAATTTAGTTGCTGGTAGTAATCTTGAGCAGACTATTCAGCAAATAATGGATATGGGTGGTGGTAACTGGGATAAGGAGACCGTTACACGTGCTCTTCGTGCAGCATACAACAATCCAGAGCGTGCtgttgattatttatattcT GGTATTCCAGAAACTGCAGAGATTGCTGTTCCTGTAGCTCCTCTCCCTACAAATCCAGCATCTGGGGGTGCTAACCCCACTAGTCAAACAAGTGCAGCAACTACTGCAGCTCTCACTGGAGGACCTAATTCTTCTCCCCTGAATTTGTTTCCCCAG GAGACTCTCAATTCTGGTGCTGCTGCTGGGGGTGGATCCCTTGATTTCCTGAGACACAACCAACAG TTCCAAGCTTTGCGTTCAATGGTGCAATCAAATCCACAAATTCTACAG CCAATGCTTCAGGAGCTGAGCAAGCAAAATCCCCAACTTCTTAGACTGATCCAGGATCACCATGCAGAGTTTCTTCAATTAATAAATGAACCGGTTGAAGGTGCTGAAGG GGATTTATTTGAGCCAGCAGACCAAGACATGCCCCATGCTATTAGTGTTACACCGGCAGAGCAGGAGGCTATTGAGCGA CTTGAAGCTATGGGCTTTGACAGAGCCCTTGTCATCGAGGCATTTTTAGCTTGTGACCGTAATGAGGAATTGGCAGTCAACTACTTGCTGGAGAATGCTGGGGATTATGAAGATTAA